The genomic segment TGCTGTCTGATGGGAGGAGAGGCCGCTGCTGCCTGTGGAGAGTTCCCTCACTCTGGCCAGAAAGCCGGGCCTCAGAGTCCTGTGCTCAAGCTGACCACTCTGATTCTCATTCTTGTGGCTGGGGGGCGGGGGTGAAACCCAAGGGAGACATCTTCTGGCTGGGTGCAACAGGCCAGCAGGGTCTgagccaggcagagctggaggctGCTGGCAGGGACAGCCCAGGCAATGCCCACAGAGCAGGCTAGAGAGCCAGAGGCTGCAGACGGAGAGGAAGGCATAGGCCCAGGCTGCAGGAGGAGTCGCTGTGGCTGCCCAGCGGCACACCCCATTTCACGCTCCCTGGGCGGTGGCAGGGCCCCACGGCTATCAGCTTTCAGGGGTGGGAGGGATCAGGAATGAGGAGGGGTCTGCCCCACCCATGGCTCCCTACTCCCTCAGGGCTTTGTGGACTCAGGAGGTGGGTGGTGGCAACAGCTGGGACCCTGGGTGCAAGTGTACCTCTGGGAGCAGTCCAGGAGGTTCTTTCTGAGGCCCCCAAGAAGGGGTGGCCAGTCCCCCGGAGCCTAGCACTGTCCCTCCACAGGGCACTCAATGCGCAGCTGGACACAACACCTGAGCCCTTCCCAGCCCTGTGGAATGGGCTTCCCTGCTCCCGCCCCAACTCTGCCGGGCCCCTGCCTCCCTGGATGTGGGCCCCACTTAGTCCATGAGGCAGATGGGGGGATTAGATGGCCCAGCCCAGACAATAAAGGAGGGAAGGGCCTCCACCCCGGTGCAGTGCACCCACAGTGCTCACTCCCCGCTCAGCCCCCCTTAGGGAAGCTGATGGGGAGCCAGGCAGGAGGAGGCCCCTGAAGGATGGCCTGCTCCTCCCCACTCCCCCTTCTGGTGTTCCCTCCAGAGCATTCACTTCTCCTACTTCTACAAAGACCACTGGCCACAGGTCCCCCAGGGCCCAGCTCTCTTCCTCACACAGTGCACCCAGAACCCAGAGCCTGGGAAAGCAGAACCAGAGTCCTCTGAGCTGGCCTCACCCTCCAGCCCTTTCTGGGGAGTGGAAAGAAGGGCCCATGGGATCCCCCCAGGGTGATTAGAGCTGTGCTGGGCCTGCTGCAAATTCCCAGACTCCCACTGGCTAGCACTTTCACCCGCTGCCAGGAAGTTGGTGAGGGGGAGGCGGGAGTAGGGGTGAGTCAGCGATGACAGGAGACCGAGGGACAAAGGTCATGGGTGGAGAATTGGGAGACACTGTTTACAGCAGCTCGCATCCTCCAGGAGGTCTTCGGATGCTAGCCCAGCCCTGGGTTCTACAGTCTCTGacactccttttctcttttttttgtctgTTAGGAATCATATCCTGGCCTTGATGATTTGCATGCTTTGATCGCCCTGACGGCCTGTGAGCTCCTGGAGGGCATGAAGGCCCGTGGTTAACAGCAGTGACCATAACGTATCCACACTTCctactttggaaaacattctTACATCTATTTAATTAATACGTGGGAAAGTGCTTGGAATGGGACTTGGCACATTGTTAGGACTGTTGTATTTTCTGCTCGCTTCCTCACCTGACTGCGAGAGACGTGGCAGCTTTCCCCAGTGAAGGCCTGGGGACCCAGGCAAGTTAGGAGAGGACTAGCACCTCAGCTCTGCCTCCTGCGCAGTATGCCATTGTCCTGACTAGTGGGGCGGGCGGGCTGGGGGCCCCAGGAGGGCTGACAAGACAGGCGCTGGACTGGACTGAGGGTGGGCAGTCTCTGGGTTCAGACTGTGAGAAAGGAGCTCCAGAACCCGCGGGCTCTTCCAGCCAGGTCTCCTGGGCCCATGGGAACGGGGTGGGAGCAGAGAAGGGGCTGGATTAGCGCGGACTCTCCTCGGACCTCCAGAACTGCCCCCACAACGCGCCTGGGCCAAGAGGCCGGGCGGAAGCCTCGCGTGGGGCTCTGGGGAGTTACAAAACGGCCACGGGGATTACTGAGGCTGAAAAGATTTGCCTAGGAAGGACAAACGGGAAGTGAGAGGCCGAGGATAACGCTCCGCAAGTCCCTGGAGACCCCGCTGCGGACAAGCGGGGACAAGGGGGGCAGGCCGAGGTGGGGAAGTCTGGGGCATCTGACAGTTCCTTTGGCCCAGCCAACGTGCCCCCTCCCGCGCCGCCCGCCATTGGCTGGAGCCAGGGCTCCGCCCTGCAGAGGCGGCCTGCCATTGGCTCAGGCTTTTCCTGTTTGCGTGCCTGTGGGGGTGGTGAGGGGCGTGATCCCTGGAACCTGCCGGACTTCCTCCCTCCGCTCGTCTGGGTCACCGTGTCTGCCCGTCGCTGGCCGCTTCTCCCTCTCCGCAGCTGTCTCTCTCGCCCTGGCCTGTCTCGCCCCTTCCCCGCAGTCGCCTCCTTCTCCGCCTGCCTGGGTGGCCGCCATGGGCCGGAAGCGGCTCATCACTGACTCCTACCCCGTAGTGAAGAGGCGGGAGGGGCCCGCCGGGCACAGCAAGGGGGAGCTAGCACCCGAGCCAGGTCTCTGAGGTGTGGGGCGGCGGAGGAGGGGgaacgggagggagggagggtgtagAGTGTGGGCCACTCCCCGCTCCCGGTCTGGCTGCAGGATGGCGGGGGCAACGGGCTGGAGAGGCCTGGGGCAGCAGATGGCCGGGAGGCAGGGGCGGCCTGGCCTGAGTACGGTTTCGCCTTGCAGGCGAGGAGCCCCAGTCCCCCAGCGGGGATGTGGACGAAGAGGAGCTGGAGCTGCTGAGGCAGTTTGATCTGGCCTGGCAGTACGGGCCCTGCACAGGTGAGCACCCACTCAGGCCCCTCGAGGGGCCCTCCTGAGCCAGCCCTGAAGCCACCCGAGCCATGCCTGCCTCTCTGGGGCACTGCTTCCTGGGACTAGGGTGTGAGGCTCTGGACACACCCCAACACACATTCTCTAGCCCTGACTCTCCCCTGCCCCGTGAAGTCCCTGTGTCTTCTTCCCATTGGCAGGGATCACACGGCTGCAGCGCTGGCATCGGGCAGAACAGTTGGGCTTGGACCCTCCCCCAAAGGTGCATCAGGTGCTACAGACCCACCCCGGAGACCCCCGCTTCCAATGCAGGTCAGAGACAGGTGGTGGGGGACACCCAAGGGAGCCAGGACCTTCTCCAGGCCCACTGCCCTGTTGGCCTGGGTGGGGCTGCCTGGCCTCAGGAGAAGGGGATGCAGGCCAAGGGACAGGACCCTCCAGTTGTTGCTGAGCATACAAGAAGGCCCTGAGGTCGTGGCTCAGGAGGGCAAAAGGTTGAGCTGATGTTGGGGGAAAGGGTACACCCAGGGCCCAAGGACTGTTTAGGACTGAGGGGCTGGTCAAGGGCAATAGCCAACGGTCAAGGACTGGAACTGGTCAGGTCAGATCACCAAGGGACTTAACTGACTCTCTCTTcaattcccctccctcccacgcACCTTGCCCAGCCTCTGGCATCTCTATCCCCTTTGAGGCACCGCCTGCTCAGGACCGCCCGCCCAGGACCTCCTGCCCTTGGCAATCCTGCAGCCATGGAGAACTTTGGGACAGATGGAAGAGGCAGTTGCTGCCCTCGGCTCAGCGCTGCTGTGGAGGAACTTGTGGCAGGAAAAGCCTCACGGGGAAGGCAACATGCTGAACCTGGAGGTCTCCACGGCCCAGCCCCTCCATGTAACCATCAGGCTCCAGGAGCCCCCCTCAGAGACTATGCAGAAGAAGCTGCACCTCTCCTAGATGGAGGCTGGTCTGTCTGGACAAGGACCTGGCCATGACCCTCCTGAGCCTGCCACATGTCACCCTAAACACTAGGGCTCCTGGGGACAGTGTGGCAAATTAGGCACAGCCTTGGCGGAAGCAGACTTGGGCGGCTGAGGCAAAGATGCACTTCCTGATAAGGTTGGCATCTAAGGGCAGAGACTGGCTGAGTTCACAGGGCAAGGAGTTCACTAATGCTTATCAATAAAGAACCTGGAATCCTGACCTCCAGTCCCTTAATGTGACCTTGCTTTGGCTGGCAGTTCCCAGCAAGTGGGTAGGTGGGAGCAGGCCCATACCAGGCCTTCTCTTTTTCTCCAAGTCTCCTGGGTGCCTATACCTCTATGCTGCCGAAGCCCCAGGGCTTAGAGGGAAGGAAGAGTGCTTTAGGAGACATGGTCCAAGCCAGAGCTGAGCAGCCTCTGGCACCCCCTAGTGGTGCATAGGGAAAGTACTCTTCTTTAGTCATTTCATTGACCAGCCAGGGGAAACCTGACTTGTGAACTACCTAGCCCTGCCCAGTGTTGCCCACTCCAGAGGTAGGTAGCTCCTTTGACAGAGAAAGATCCATGGACCCATGGCTCACACGTCCAGACAGATCTACACATTCCCAGCATGCACCTCTGCTTCCCACGTTGGGGCCTACCTGGATCCAaagcaggggtgggggagggtctcaACCTGCAGGACCTGCTCAGAGGTGGCCACCATCTGAGGGGGCTATGGTAAGAAACTGGCTAGAGCCAGAAACAATGATTAGGGGGCCCTAGGACAGGGTCTGACAAGGAGAATGAATCAATATCCCTTATATAGTGCTTCCTTCGTTTGACACATCTGCCCTCCATCCTGGGGCAGAGAGAGATGAGATTATTAACTCCTTGGAAACAGGCCTACAGAGAAGCTATGTGGCCTCTGTAGCCTCCATTTCACTGAGTGTTGACTATGTCTCTGGTACTTAAAACGTATTACCTCTAATCCTCCTAAAAAACCTTCACAGTAGATTTTACAGAGAGGGGAACTGGagatcagaaaggttaagtaaagTCCAATATCACATAGCAGCGAAGTGGCAGGGCAGAGACTAGGGTCTTCACTCAGGCTCTTCCAGGCTACATACCATGTCCTCGGCCCATCTACTGAAtacctcctatgtgccaggcaccaaaGGTCCTCTGTGTTATTATTAGTGATGAGGAagtgaacaaaaacaaacatgtAAATATCAGGCCAGTGGCAGTTAGTGGTAGGAAAAATAAGGGCTAGGGACAGAGGGTGCCAGGGTGCCATTTCAGAGTGGTTGAGATGGCCTCTCTGGTAAGGTGGCATTTGAGCAGACCTGGAGGAAGTAAGGGAGTGAGGCTACACCTACCTGAgccctccaggcagaaggaagagcAAATACAAAAAGCCCAGGGCAGGAGTGCTTTCGTCCTGCTCATGGAACAAAGcagaggccagtgtggctagGCAGAGTGAGCAAGGAGAGCGCAGTGGGAAACGTGGCCAGAGGTAACAGGGCTGGTCACAGCaagaaatttggattttattctgaggGAAAGGAGAAGACGTTGGAGGGTTTTAAGCCAAAGAATAACATAATCAAACTCTGAAAACATGACTCTGCCTGTGGGTGGAGAATAGATTGCAGGGGTGGAGGAAGAAGGAGGCAGTGAACCCACTCAGGAAGCACTGGGTTTGCCACGTGGGAGGTGATAGTGGTCTGAACCGTGGCAGGTGGAGGTGGTAAGAAGTGGCCTCATTTCCTGTTCTGAAGGTGGAATTGACTGACAGGATTCGCCAATCTGTTCAGCTCTGAGGTTTAAAAAAGAGAGGAGACAAGGACACTCCCGGGGTTTTGGCTTGAGCAATTGGAAGGAGAGATAGTACCCAATACTAAGATGAGAAAGTGGTGGGAAGGGCAGGAGCTGGACCGATGAGTCTGGAATGCTGGGGAAGGTCTGGATTTGAGACATAAATGTG from the Loxodonta africana isolate mLoxAfr1 chromosome 7, mLoxAfr1.hap2, whole genome shotgun sequence genome contains:
- the POLD4 gene encoding DNA polymerase delta subunit 4 isoform X2, whose protein sequence is MGRKRLITDSYPVVKRREGPAGHSKGELAPEPGEEPQSPSGDVDEEELELLRQFDLAWQYGPCTGITRLQRWHRAEQLGLDPPPKVHQVLQTHPGDPRFQCRSETGGGGHPREPGPSPGPLPCWPGWGCLASGEGDAGQGTGPSSCC
- the POLD4 gene encoding DNA polymerase delta subunit 4 isoform X1, whose protein sequence is MGRKRLITDSYPVVKRREGPAGHSKGELAPEPGEEPQSPSGDVDEEELELLRQFDLAWQYGPCTGITRLQRWHRAEQLGLDPPPKVHQVLQTHPGDPRFQCSLWHLYPL